The Streptomyces achromogenes genome window below encodes:
- a CDS encoding cysteine hydrolase family protein gives MDWAGTPRRAPGGRPALLVLDLINEIVHPDGKYAADGYGTQARERRVLATAADAIRRARAADIPVIYVVVGFSPGYPEWPAGSAVFEKARDDGRLALGSWATQVHDALAPRPGEPVVVKHRVSPFHGTNLEVLLRTAGIDTLLLTGVSTELVVLSTAQAAHDRDYRVRVLEDATLAGDAEIHEAALKILSRISTVTTVAEALPAPGPVCATEPQGVRS, from the coding sequence ATGGACTGGGCTGGAACACCGCGGCGGGCCCCGGGCGGGCGACCCGCGCTGCTCGTGCTGGACCTCATCAACGAGATCGTCCACCCGGACGGCAAGTACGCGGCCGACGGTTACGGCACGCAGGCGCGTGAGCGGCGTGTCCTGGCCACGGCCGCCGACGCGATCCGGCGGGCCCGCGCCGCGGACATACCGGTGATCTACGTCGTCGTGGGCTTCTCCCCCGGTTATCCGGAGTGGCCGGCCGGTTCCGCGGTCTTCGAGAAGGCGAGGGACGACGGCCGTCTCGCCCTGGGGTCCTGGGCGACGCAGGTGCACGACGCACTCGCGCCACGGCCCGGGGAACCGGTGGTCGTCAAGCACCGCGTCAGCCCGTTCCACGGCACGAACCTGGAGGTGCTGCTGCGTACGGCGGGCATCGACACGCTGCTGCTCACCGGCGTCTCCACGGAACTGGTGGTGCTCAGCACCGCTCAGGCCGCCCACGACCGGGACTACCGCGTGCGGGTGCTCGAGGACGCGACGCTGGCGGGCGACGCCGAGATCCACGAAGCCGCGCTGAAGATCCTGTCCCGGATCTCGACGGTCACCACGGTCGCCGAGGCGCTGCCGGCCCCGGGGCCGGTCTGCGCCACCGAGCCGCAGGGCGTCCGGTCGTGA
- a CDS encoding pyridoxal phosphate-dependent aminotransferase: MSARAAARFHAVEESATYAVFDMVARMRARGTEVVDLGGGEPDFDTAGHVVDEAVGALREGFTHYTPSRGLPALLRAVSAKLAADNGVTAAAATDIVVTPSAKHALFAALVTVLDPGDELLVPTPSWVSYTEMARLIGARPVQVALDGADGFRITAELLERHVSGRTKALLVNSPNNPTGRSLTAGEAAVIARFAQEHDILLISDEIYEKILYGGRRHLSLAAQPGCAERTITVNGFSKGYAMTGWRLGYAAGPTDLMAQLVKVQQHTVGCTASFVQRGGIAALTGSQEPVEWMTAQYTARRDLLVRGLNSLPGVSCSPPDGAFYAFADIRGTGFADSATFARWLLRETAVAVMPGSAFGPGGEGFVRLSFATSPEVLRAALERMARALAGRG; encoded by the coding sequence GTGAGCGCGCGCGCCGCGGCCCGTTTCCACGCCGTGGAGGAATCGGCGACGTACGCGGTCTTCGACATGGTGGCGCGGATGCGCGCGCGGGGCACGGAGGTGGTGGATCTGGGCGGCGGGGAGCCGGACTTCGACACCGCCGGACATGTCGTGGACGAGGCGGTGGGCGCCCTGCGCGAGGGTTTCACGCACTACACGCCGAGCCGTGGGCTGCCCGCGCTGCTGCGGGCGGTCTCCGCGAAGCTCGCGGCGGACAACGGTGTCACCGCGGCCGCGGCCACCGACATCGTCGTCACGCCGTCGGCGAAGCACGCCCTGTTCGCCGCGCTGGTGACGGTGCTCGACCCCGGTGACGAGCTGCTCGTGCCGACGCCGAGCTGGGTCAGCTACACGGAGATGGCGCGGTTGATCGGCGCGCGGCCCGTGCAGGTAGCCCTCGACGGCGCGGACGGCTTCCGGATCACGGCGGAACTGCTGGAGCGGCACGTCTCCGGGCGGACGAAGGCGCTGCTGGTCAACTCGCCGAACAATCCCACGGGCCGGTCGCTGACCGCCGGGGAGGCGGCCGTGATCGCCCGGTTCGCGCAGGAGCACGACATCCTGCTGATCTCGGACGAGATCTACGAGAAGATCCTCTACGGCGGCCGCCGTCACCTCAGCCTCGCCGCGCAGCCGGGCTGCGCCGAACGCACCATCACGGTGAACGGGTTCTCGAAGGGCTACGCCATGACCGGCTGGCGCCTGGGCTACGCGGCCGGGCCCACCGATCTAATGGCGCAGTTGGTGAAGGTGCAGCAGCACACGGTGGGCTGCACGGCGTCCTTCGTGCAGCGGGGCGGGATCGCCGCGCTGACCGGCTCGCAGGAGCCGGTCGAGTGGATGACCGCGCAGTACACGGCCCGCCGGGATCTCCTCGTGCGCGGGCTGAACTCGCTGCCCGGGGTGTCCTGTTCGCCGCCCGACGGGGCGTTCTACGCCTTCGCCGACATACGTGGCACCGGGTTCGCGGACTCGGCGACGTTCGCGCGGTGGCTGCTGCGGGAGACCGCGGTGGCGGTGATGCCGGGTTCCGCGTTCGGGCCGGGCGGTGAGGGCTTCGTCCGGCTGTCGTTCGCCACGTCGCCCGAGGTACTGCGGGCGGCGCTGGAGCGCATGGCGCGGGCGCTGGCCGGCCGGGGCTGA
- a CDS encoding MFS transporter, translating into MTTTDLTPEGGRTATAPRAAAAAPAPAVRPAVTLPPLIALSLGYFLVMLDVTVVNVAVPEIRTALDTGASALQWIVDGYSTVFAGLLLLGGGLADRLGHRRMFLTGLGVFTAASLVCGLAGTSGALIAGRLAQGAGAALLVPASLALLQATYSDRAVRARAIAVWGAVASIAFGAGPAVGGLLVSGLEWRSVFWLNLPVAALAVVLTVRHIPATARKKPARRMDPAGQMLGIVGLVALAGGLNEAGSHGWTSPLVLAAFGTGAACLTAFALVERALEARERAGQGRRAPLLPPSLFRSGAFTATAAIGLLISLGYYGMLFLTTLYFQQERGFTVLDTGLALLPSVCMGLVAAPFFSRLAARTGPYVPMAGGLALGAVGFLGWLTARPDTPYPVLLFALVATGLGQTMTALAATAAIIETAPASGAGIASAVFNVARQVGSAVGVALFGTLAAAAGDFTSGLRLSAGIAAAAFAVGAVLAVGVRRRAAGRTT; encoded by the coding sequence ATGACCACCACCGACCTCACCCCCGAAGGCGGGCGGACCGCCACAGCGCCCCGCGCCGCGGCCGCGGCGCCCGCCCCGGCCGTCCGGCCCGCGGTCACCCTGCCCCCGCTGATCGCCCTCAGCCTCGGCTACTTCCTCGTGATGCTGGACGTCACCGTCGTCAACGTCGCCGTCCCCGAGATCCGCACCGCCCTCGACACCGGGGCCTCCGCCCTGCAGTGGATCGTCGACGGCTACAGCACCGTCTTCGCCGGGCTGCTGCTCCTGGGCGGCGGGCTCGCCGACCGGCTCGGCCACCGGCGCATGTTCCTCACCGGACTCGGCGTCTTCACCGCGGCCTCCCTGGTCTGCGGCCTCGCCGGCACCTCCGGCGCCCTGATCGCCGGACGGCTCGCCCAGGGCGCCGGCGCCGCCCTGCTCGTGCCCGCCTCGCTCGCACTGCTCCAGGCCACCTACTCCGACCGCGCGGTGCGGGCCCGGGCGATCGCCGTGTGGGGCGCCGTCGCCTCGATCGCCTTCGGCGCCGGACCGGCGGTGGGCGGCCTCCTCGTCTCCGGGCTCGAGTGGCGCTCGGTGTTCTGGCTGAACCTGCCGGTCGCCGCGCTCGCCGTCGTCCTGACCGTCCGTCATATCCCGGCCACTGCCCGCAAGAAGCCGGCCCGCCGCATGGACCCGGCAGGCCAGATGCTGGGCATCGTCGGTCTCGTCGCCCTGGCCGGCGGCCTCAACGAGGCCGGATCCCACGGCTGGACCTCCCCGCTGGTCCTGGCGGCGTTCGGCACGGGCGCGGCCTGCCTGACCGCCTTCGCGCTGGTCGAACGCGCCCTGGAAGCACGCGAACGGGCCGGACAAGGCCGGCGGGCGCCACTGCTGCCGCCGTCCCTGTTCCGCTCGGGCGCGTTCACCGCGACCGCCGCGATCGGCCTGCTGATCAGCCTCGGCTACTACGGCATGCTCTTCCTGACCACCCTCTACTTCCAGCAGGAGCGCGGCTTCACCGTCCTCGACACCGGCCTCGCCCTGCTGCCGTCGGTGTGCATGGGCCTCGTCGCGGCCCCGTTCTTCAGCCGCCTGGCCGCCCGCACCGGCCCGTACGTCCCGATGGCCGGCGGGCTGGCCCTGGGCGCCGTGGGCTTCCTCGGCTGGCTGACCGCCCGGCCCGACACCCCGTACCCCGTCCTGCTGTTCGCCCTGGTCGCCACCGGGCTGGGCCAGACCATGACCGCCCTCGCCGCCACCGCCGCCATCATCGAGACCGCGCCCGCCTCCGGCGCGGGCATCGCCTCCGCCGTCTTCAACGTCGCCCGGCAGGTCGGCAGCGCGGTGGGGGTGGCCCTGTTCGGTACCCTCGCGGCGGCTGCGGGAGACTTCACCTCCGGGCTGCGTCTGTCGGCGGGCATCGCGGCGGCCGCCTTCGCCGTCGGCGCCGTGCTGGCCGTGGGCGTCCGGCGCCGTGCCGCCGGACGCACCACGTGA
- a CDS encoding ArsR/SmtB family transcription factor has protein sequence MPNRSSATRASARDAGASSHPGRASGEQAGAPLKHQTDIARAAALIADPSRARILKCLADGRALPASALAGEAGVGAATASAHLAKLVEGEFVTVEARGRHRYYRLFGPDVSAALEALALIAPPLAITSLKQSSRTNALHRSRTCYDHLAGRLGVALMQSLLDHGVLTGHDGIHRPAEAVRDRPSSYGRDIVYELSAEGPSVLAELGVDTDRLPPRRPAIRYCVDWSEHQHHLAGGLGATLKAALFERGWVRWGAAPRVVHLTDEGSAGLERTLGLVFA, from the coding sequence ATGCCGAACCGCAGCAGCGCCACGAGGGCGTCCGCCCGCGACGCGGGCGCCTCATCGCACCCCGGCCGCGCATCCGGCGAACAGGCCGGTGCGCCGCTCAAGCACCAGACCGACATCGCCCGCGCCGCGGCCCTGATCGCCGATCCGTCGCGCGCCCGCATCCTGAAGTGCCTGGCCGACGGCCGCGCCCTGCCGGCGAGCGCCCTGGCCGGCGAGGCGGGGGTGGGCGCCGCCACGGCCAGCGCGCACCTCGCCAAGCTCGTCGAGGGCGAGTTCGTCACCGTCGAGGCGCGGGGCCGGCACCGCTACTACCGTCTGTTCGGGCCGGACGTGAGCGCCGCGCTGGAGGCGCTCGCGCTGATCGCCCCGCCGCTGGCCATCACCTCCCTCAAGCAGAGCAGCCGCACCAACGCCCTGCACCGCTCACGGACCTGCTACGACCATCTGGCCGGGCGGCTCGGCGTCGCCCTGATGCAGTCGCTGCTCGACCATGGGGTGCTCACCGGCCACGACGGCATCCACCGGCCCGCCGAGGCGGTACGGGACCGGCCCTCGTCGTACGGCCGCGACATCGTCTACGAACTCTCCGCCGAAGGACCGTCGGTCCTCGCTGAACTGGGCGTCGACACGGACCGGTTGCCGCCGCGCCGCCCGGCGATCCGCTACTGCGTCGACTGGAGCGAGCACCAGCACCACCTCGCGGGCGGGCTCGGCGCGACCCTCAAGGCGGCTCTCTTCGAACGCGGTTGGGTGCGGTGGGGCGCCGCGCCGCGCGTGGTGCACCTGACGGACGAGGGCTCGGCCGGCCTGGAGCGGACCCTGGGGCTCGTGTTCGCTTGA
- a CDS encoding TauD/TfdA family dioxygenase → MEPIHELSGPEREQLTAVLRSVAKNPYEDYEDFSRAVGDVIARGEVPAFFADVCARVRRDRATGVSDAHVLRNCPLDDDIPLLDLDDPVADKHARKKTFVGEAFLELFAQLVRTPLLSYATRFNGDFFTDVVAINRYSGMQTGFSDSELVYHNDRTAHPVRADFISLLGMHCPEGEFIYTGFVDGRDLLAHLTDEEQRQLRTAQFVTPFDVFSRDNNKELTVSEVHPILENHHSFRYLDTCTAAAPDAPESAKDALLALKDALVRADKTRHRIRTGDLFVFANQDGLHSRDRMEINDAARARQRWLLKTYAFRDEAAAERHADRWLDGVRGRVGD, encoded by the coding sequence ATGGAACCCATCCACGAACTGTCCGGGCCGGAACGCGAGCAACTGACCGCGGTGCTGCGCTCCGTGGCCAAGAACCCCTACGAGGACTACGAGGACTTCTCACGCGCCGTCGGTGACGTGATCGCGCGCGGCGAGGTGCCCGCCTTCTTCGCCGACGTCTGCGCACGCGTCCGCCGCGACCGGGCGACGGGCGTCTCCGACGCGCACGTGCTGCGCAACTGCCCGCTGGACGATGACATTCCGCTGCTCGACCTGGACGATCCGGTCGCGGACAAGCACGCGCGCAAGAAGACGTTCGTCGGCGAGGCGTTCCTGGAGCTGTTCGCCCAGCTGGTGAGGACTCCCCTGCTGTCCTACGCGACCCGTTTCAACGGGGACTTCTTCACGGACGTCGTCGCCATCAACCGCTACAGCGGGATGCAGACGGGGTTCAGCGACAGCGAGCTGGTCTACCACAACGACCGCACGGCCCATCCCGTGCGGGCCGACTTCATCTCGCTGCTCGGCATGCACTGCCCCGAGGGCGAGTTCATCTACACCGGGTTCGTCGACGGGCGTGACCTGCTCGCGCATCTGACGGACGAGGAGCAACGGCAGCTCAGGACGGCGCAGTTCGTCACACCGTTCGACGTGTTCTCGCGGGACAACAACAAGGAGCTGACCGTCTCCGAGGTCCATCCGATCCTGGAGAACCACCACAGTTTCCGCTACCTCGACACGTGCACGGCGGCCGCGCCGGACGCTCCCGAGTCCGCCAAGGACGCGCTGCTGGCTCTGAAGGACGCCCTGGTGCGCGCGGACAAGACCCGTCATCGCATCCGCACCGGAGACCTGTTCGTCTTCGCCAACCAGGACGGTCTGCACAGCCGCGACAGGATGGAGATCAACGACGCGGCGCGGGCGCGGCAGCGCTGGCTGCTCAAGACGTACGCCTTCCGTGACGAGGCGGCCGCCGAGCGCCACGCGGACCGCTGGCTGGACGGGGTGCGCGGACGCGTGGGCGACTGA
- a CDS encoding response regulator transcription factor, with protein MTSRSTENGRVLLYEPEACDVSVLLADADPVSRHVLATALDGADRITVLDTADSGRPLHRWPLDGVDVVVLADAFRPRPASLVPGLVHKGVRVLLLDTRWTARTVGDALAAGCAGVLVKDPEIGRLAAAVRAAAAGYVVVSPELVGLCPPARRTATPAPARPRGDRSAGLRLRSLTEREREVLTVLAAGLSTREAAGRLEVTPATVKSHVSHALAKLSVRNRLEAVLLMRQALDEDRPPWS; from the coding sequence ATGACCTCGCGAAGCACCGAGAACGGCCGGGTCCTGCTGTACGAGCCGGAGGCCTGCGACGTCAGCGTCCTGCTCGCCGACGCCGATCCGGTGTCCCGGCACGTCCTGGCGACGGCCCTGGACGGAGCCGACCGGATCACGGTGCTGGACACCGCCGACAGCGGCCGGCCCCTGCACCGCTGGCCCCTGGACGGCGTCGACGTCGTCGTGCTCGCCGACGCCTTCCGGCCCAGGCCGGCCTCGCTCGTCCCCGGCCTGGTGCACAAGGGGGTGCGCGTGCTGCTCCTCGACACGCGGTGGACGGCGCGGACCGTCGGGGACGCGCTGGCCGCGGGCTGCGCGGGAGTACTGGTCAAGGACCCGGAGATCGGCCGACTCGCCGCCGCCGTACGGGCGGCGGCCGCCGGCTACGTCGTGGTGTCGCCCGAGCTGGTGGGCCTGTGCCCGCCCGCGCGTCGCACGGCCACACCCGCGCCCGCGCGCCCGCGCGGCGACCGCTCGGCCGGCCTGCGGCTGCGCTCCCTGACCGAACGCGAGCGCGAGGTGCTCACGGTGCTCGCGGCGGGCCTGTCCACCCGCGAGGCGGCCGGCCGGCTCGAGGTCACCCCGGCGACCGTCAAGAGCCATGTGTCGCACGCGCTGGCCAAGCTGTCCGTCCGCAACCGCCTGGAGGCGGTCCTGCTGATGCGCCAGGCGCTCGACGAGGACCGCCCACCCTGGTCGTGA
- a CDS encoding LeuA family protein, with translation MSVHKESRRVSVFDTTLRDGEQAPGNTMTPRQKLDMALRIEALGADYIESGFPASSPSEFQATRLISRNLTSARFTTFCRAVRSDVDTAVEAGGTARHQVQVMATGSDLHLAHKRGISRDQAVQEVADTVAHAYALGVEEVSVGIEDASRGERDLLRAITLGAVEAGAVCFAVADTSGCHLPQEYGALITEFRSWLPDGVRVATHCHDDFGLSLANAVAGLAAGADEVQVTLGGIGERAGNTPLEEVAALLTYKGALLGLHTDIDVAAMYEAYTALRAVIGLEEPRNKAIFGTYAFGTAAGIHQQGMLRNPATYEYVEPARFGRERSLLIGRHSGRAVLRHILDELGIAVSEDDLAGLYRTHIAERTGGDCEDISVVKDRLARELTTRQPAAA, from the coding sequence ATGTCAGTGCACAAGGAATCACGCCGGGTGTCTGTTTTCGACACCACTCTCCGGGACGGCGAGCAAGCGCCCGGAAACACGATGACACCACGTCAGAAACTCGATATGGCGCTGCGTATAGAAGCGCTCGGCGCGGATTACATCGAATCGGGGTTCCCGGCCTCCTCGCCCAGCGAGTTCCAGGCCACCCGGCTCATTTCCCGGAACCTGACCTCCGCGCGGTTCACCACGTTCTGCCGGGCCGTACGGTCCGACGTGGACACGGCCGTCGAGGCGGGCGGCACGGCACGCCACCAGGTGCAGGTCATGGCCACCGGCAGCGATCTGCACCTCGCCCACAAACGGGGCATCAGCCGTGACCAGGCCGTCCAGGAGGTCGCCGACACCGTCGCCCACGCCTACGCCCTCGGAGTCGAGGAGGTGTCCGTCGGCATCGAGGACGCGAGCCGCGGCGAACGCGACCTGCTGCGCGCCATCACCCTGGGCGCCGTCGAGGCGGGGGCCGTGTGCTTCGCCGTCGCCGACACCTCCGGATGTCACCTCCCCCAGGAGTACGGGGCGTTGATCACCGAGTTCCGCTCCTGGCTGCCGGACGGCGTCCGCGTCGCCACCCACTGCCACGACGACTTCGGGCTCTCCCTCGCCAACGCGGTCGCGGGCTTGGCGGCCGGCGCCGACGAGGTGCAGGTCACCCTCGGCGGCATCGGTGAACGCGCGGGCAACACCCCGCTCGAGGAGGTGGCCGCCCTGCTGACCTACAAGGGCGCTCTGCTCGGTCTGCACACCGACATCGACGTGGCCGCGATGTACGAGGCCTACACCGCGCTGCGTGCGGTGATCGGACTGGAGGAGCCCCGCAACAAGGCGATCTTCGGCACCTACGCCTTCGGCACGGCGGCCGGCATCCACCAGCAGGGCATGCTGCGCAACCCGGCGACGTACGAATACGTGGAGCCCGCCCGCTTCGGCCGTGAACGCTCCCTGCTGATCGGACGGCACTCGGGCCGGGCCGTGCTCCGGCACATCCTCGACGAGCTGGGGATCGCCGTGAGCGAGGACGACCTGGCGGGGCTCTACCGGACCCACATCGCCGAGCGCACCGGCGGCGACTGCGAGGACATCTCCGTGGTCAAGGACCGTCTGGCCCGTGAACTGACGACACGGCAGCCCGCCGCCGCCTGA
- a CDS encoding enolase C-terminal domain-like protein produces MFDPALLRSLTGTPMQVRCAVLPASLSAAGAVPGASGWAVLRVTVRNAGRTGQGEAALRPSHDPHGPDVLRDQFASARDGLERMISPLQLPGLLSPGPLRSALDSALWDLLAKRSGQRAWELLGMPPPRPVPAVRTVSPVATELLERELRDGADFASLKLELGAGGLADDLARLSAVRRLRPDAWLMVDARGAWDADRLRVMLPILHAHGVRMLEQPLPQARSAALTALPRPFPIIADLTHEQSTDLARLGERYDGVNLSLDALGGLTAALGLMEQAGQRGLAVLLDSPPATSLSCAPLLHAAPGADHVTLPRWLDASGAGAPTLQGEGGMLLPPSPALWG; encoded by the coding sequence GTGTTCGACCCCGCACTCCTCCGGTCCCTCACGGGCACCCCGATGCAGGTCCGGTGTGCCGTCCTGCCCGCCAGTCTGTCCGCCGCGGGCGCCGTGCCGGGCGCGAGCGGGTGGGCCGTACTGCGGGTGACCGTGCGCAACGCGGGCCGCACCGGACAGGGCGAGGCGGCGCTTCGGCCTTCCCACGACCCACACGGACCGGACGTCCTGCGCGACCAGTTCGCCTCCGCGAGGGACGGCCTGGAACGGATGATCAGCCCTCTCCAACTGCCCGGGCTGCTGTCGCCGGGCCCCCTGCGCAGCGCCCTCGACTCCGCGCTGTGGGACCTGCTCGCCAAGCGCAGCGGACAACGCGCGTGGGAGCTGCTGGGCATGCCGCCGCCACGACCGGTGCCCGCCGTCCGCACGGTCTCCCCGGTGGCGACCGAACTGCTGGAGCGGGAGCTGCGGGACGGTGCGGACTTCGCCTCCCTCAAGCTCGAGCTCGGTGCGGGCGGCCTCGCCGACGACCTCGCGCGGCTGAGCGCCGTACGCCGACTGCGGCCCGACGCCTGGCTGATGGTCGACGCCCGAGGGGCCTGGGACGCAGACCGGCTGCGGGTGATGCTGCCGATCCTCCACGCCCACGGCGTGCGCATGCTCGAACAGCCGCTGCCGCAGGCCCGGTCCGCGGCGCTCACGGCGCTGCCCCGCCCCTTCCCGATCATCGCCGACCTGACCCACGAGCAGAGCACCGACCTGGCGCGCCTCGGGGAGCGCTACGACGGCGTCAACCTCTCACTCGACGCCTTGGGCGGCCTGACGGCGGCCCTGGGCCTCATGGAACAGGCCGGCCAGCGGGGCCTTGCCGTGCTGCTCGACTCACCCCCGGCGACCTCCCTGTCCTGTGCGCCCCTGCTGCACGCTGCGCCGGGCGCCGACCACGTCACCCTGCCGCGGTGGCTGGACGCCTCCGGAGCCGGTGCGCCGACACTGCAAGGGGAGGGCGGGATGCTGCTCCCGCCCTCCCCTGCGCTGTGGGGATAG
- a CDS encoding helix-turn-helix transcriptional regulator produces MSAPSIGPQALRLFQYASARSDWSVRSACEQLDTTADEIEHARGQLIDLGLLVESSDGGPTAKATAPEAALLRLLTTEEEATARLADHIRRTRERIDAMREVFLPLHVARSGTLGDEVITGADRIARVLGDTADIATSEILSMHPGPVRPSEVLAEGLRRDIQVLERGVTMRSIHLRPMTRIVHSMNHLRELRAAGAQVRIANIVPFRFILVDRVQALVPALHTNAANAMMVLRGEAVTALLVKVFEMCWASSVPLDDSGADEESGLTSQQLCVLRLMSTGRKDESIAREIGVSVRTLRRVMADLMAQLGVESRFQAGVRAARTGLLD; encoded by the coding sequence ATGAGTGCACCGAGCATCGGGCCCCAGGCCCTGAGACTCTTCCAGTACGCCTCGGCCCGCAGCGACTGGTCCGTCCGCAGCGCCTGCGAGCAACTCGACACGACCGCCGACGAGATCGAGCACGCCCGCGGGCAGCTGATCGACCTGGGCCTCCTCGTCGAGTCGTCCGACGGCGGACCGACCGCCAAGGCCACCGCTCCCGAGGCCGCGCTGCTGAGGCTGCTCACCACCGAGGAGGAGGCCACCGCCCGCCTGGCCGACCACATCCGTCGCACCCGCGAACGGATCGACGCGATGCGCGAGGTGTTCCTCCCGCTGCACGTCGCCCGCAGCGGCACGCTCGGCGACGAAGTGATCACCGGCGCCGACCGGATCGCGCGCGTGCTCGGAGACACGGCCGACATCGCGACCTCGGAGATCCTCAGCATGCACCCGGGGCCCGTGCGGCCGTCGGAGGTGCTCGCCGAAGGGCTGCGGCGCGACATCCAGGTCCTGGAGCGCGGCGTGACCATGCGCAGCATCCACCTGCGGCCGATGACCCGCATCGTCCACTCGATGAACCATCTGCGGGAACTGCGCGCCGCGGGCGCCCAGGTCAGGATCGCCAACATCGTGCCGTTCCGCTTCATCCTGGTCGACCGGGTACAGGCCCTCGTGCCCGCGCTCCACACCAACGCGGCCAACGCCATGATGGTGCTGCGCGGCGAGGCCGTCACCGCCCTGCTGGTCAAGGTCTTCGAGATGTGCTGGGCCTCCTCGGTGCCCCTGGACGACAGCGGCGCCGATGAGGAGTCCGGGCTCACCTCCCAGCAGTTGTGCGTGCTCCGGCTGATGTCCACCGGACGCAAGGACGAATCCATCGCCCGCGAAATCGGCGTGTCCGTCAGGACGTTGCGCCGCGTGATGGCCGACCTGATGGCGCAGCTCGGCGTGGAGAGCCGCTTCCAGGCAGGAGTCAGGGCCGCGCGGACGGGACTTCTCGACTAG
- a CDS encoding oxidoreductase → MLSDLGKTLDIAREDRLLLDETCRLTDRLADSVVDNGFARHFVPERWNGGAGTFTALLDAVSELAETCASTAWCAALYAAHGRLAGYLPEAGQREIWCEGPDVRVAASVVPPQGSAVRTDGGWRLTGRWATASGVDQAEWMLLASWAALDDDPAGETREHRIFAVRRQEMKVLHTWRPVGLRGTGSNTVEGDVLVPDHLTFTLGDLGRVQPHAARCHAVPFALVASLVFAAPVLGAAEGALRTWWETQIRRARPDGGTAVQPLVLARASAHIQAARLLLERVAQRGDHAPVTPVLVAENQRDVAVAVELCGTAVDELFRTAGLRALEEDDALQRHWRDITAARTHGTLDFGSAASGYASALLAARAGEETR, encoded by the coding sequence GTGCTGAGCGACCTGGGCAAGACGCTGGACATCGCCCGCGAGGACCGCCTCCTCCTGGACGAGACGTGCCGGCTCACCGACCGGCTCGCGGACTCCGTGGTCGACAACGGATTCGCCCGGCACTTCGTGCCCGAGCGCTGGAACGGCGGCGCCGGCACCTTCACCGCGCTCCTGGACGCGGTCTCCGAGCTGGCCGAGACCTGCGCGTCCACCGCCTGGTGCGCCGCGTTGTACGCGGCCCACGGCAGGCTCGCCGGCTATCTGCCCGAGGCCGGGCAGCGGGAGATCTGGTGCGAGGGTCCGGACGTGCGCGTGGCCGCGTCCGTCGTGCCGCCGCAGGGCAGTGCCGTCCGCACGGACGGCGGCTGGCGCCTGACCGGCAGATGGGCCACGGCCAGCGGGGTCGACCAGGCCGAGTGGATGCTGCTCGCCTCCTGGGCGGCGCTGGACGACGACCCGGCCGGCGAGACGCGGGAACACCGGATCTTCGCCGTGCGGCGCCAGGAGATGAAGGTGCTGCACACGTGGCGGCCCGTGGGGCTGCGGGGCACCGGCAGCAACACGGTGGAGGGCGACGTCCTGGTCCCCGACCACCTCACCTTCACGCTGGGGGACCTGGGGCGCGTCCAGCCGCACGCCGCCCGCTGTCACGCCGTGCCGTTCGCCCTGGTGGCCTCCCTCGTCTTCGCGGCGCCGGTGCTGGGAGCCGCCGAGGGAGCCCTGCGCACCTGGTGGGAGACGCAGATCCGGCGAGCGCGCCCCGACGGCGGCACCGCTGTCCAGCCGCTGGTGCTGGCCAGGGCGTCGGCGCACATCCAGGCCGCGCGACTGCTCCTCGAGCGGGTCGCGCAGCGCGGCGACCATGCGCCGGTGACACCCGTTCTCGTCGCCGAGAACCAGCGTGACGTCGCTGTGGCCGTGGAGCTGTGCGGCACGGCCGTCGACGAGCTCTTCCGCACGGCGGGGCTGCGCGCGCTGGAGGAGGACGACGCACTTCAGCGCCACTGGCGCGACATCACCGCGGCCCGCACCCACGGCACCCTCGACTTCGGTTCGGCGGCGTCCGGTTACGCGAGCGCTCTGCTGGCCGCGCGCGCCGGGGAAGAGACCCGATGA